From Pseudomonas sp. LS1212, the proteins below share one genomic window:
- the gabP gene encoding GABA permease: MNNKHNNNLSHGLKSRHVTMLSIAGVIGAGLFVGSGRAIAEAGPAAVLAYIFAGILVILVMRMLAEMAVASPDTGSFSTYADRAIGKWAGFSIGWMYWWFWVLIIPIEANIAATIINSWVPQLEIWVLSLVITLLLTATNLFSVKNYGEFEFWLALVKVLAIVGFITLGICAIMGLLPETGVSGVSRLWDNGGFMPNGFGAVISAMLITMFSFLGAEVVTIAAAESDAAEKQISRATNSVIWRIALFYILSIFIVVALVPWNDPRLATEGSYVTVLEILGVPNAKMLIDVVVLTSVTSCLNSSLYTASRMLFSLSKRGEAPACANYTTSSGTPIYAVLLSTGAAFLTVIANYMVPSKVFGFLMASSGTIALLVYLVIAVSQLRLRKKLTAEGKQLDYRMWLFPWLTWAVILFISMVLVVMLFRPDHQLEVVATAVLSVLVVCSGLLVSRRHAKAKARVIAQGGIPVSTDR, encoded by the coding sequence CGGGGCCCGCTGCCGTGCTGGCGTACATCTTCGCCGGCATCCTGGTGATTCTCGTCATGCGCATGCTGGCCGAAATGGCCGTGGCATCGCCCGACACCGGTTCCTTTTCCACTTATGCAGACCGCGCCATCGGCAAATGGGCCGGCTTCAGTATCGGCTGGATGTACTGGTGGTTCTGGGTCCTGATCATCCCGATCGAGGCCAACATCGCCGCCACCATCATCAACTCTTGGGTTCCGCAACTGGAAATCTGGGTGCTGTCGCTGGTCATCACTCTGTTGCTGACAGCCACCAACCTGTTCAGCGTGAAGAACTACGGCGAGTTCGAGTTCTGGCTGGCACTGGTCAAGGTGCTGGCCATCGTCGGTTTCATCACCCTGGGTATTTGCGCCATCATGGGGCTGCTGCCCGAAACCGGCGTCAGCGGCGTCTCGCGCCTGTGGGACAACGGCGGCTTCATGCCCAACGGCTTCGGCGCGGTGATCAGTGCCATGCTCATCACCATGTTCTCGTTCCTGGGGGCGGAAGTTGTGACCATCGCTGCGGCCGAGTCGGACGCGGCCGAGAAGCAGATCTCCAGGGCCACCAACTCGGTGATCTGGCGGATCGCGCTGTTCTACATCCTCTCGATTTTCATTGTCGTGGCCCTGGTGCCCTGGAACGACCCACGCCTGGCCACCGAAGGCTCGTACGTGACCGTGCTGGAAATCCTCGGCGTGCCCAACGCCAAGATGCTGATCGATGTGGTGGTGCTGACTTCGGTCACCAGCTGCCTGAACTCCTCGCTGTACACCGCCTCGCGCATGCTCTTCTCCCTGAGCAAGCGCGGCGAAGCCCCGGCCTGTGCGAACTACACCACCAGCAGCGGTACACCGATCTATGCGGTGTTGCTGTCGACCGGTGCTGCGTTCCTGACCGTGATCGCCAACTACATGGTGCCGTCCAAGGTGTTCGGTTTCCTGATGGCCAGCTCCGGCACCATCGCCCTGCTGGTGTACCTGGTGATCGCCGTTTCCCAGCTGCGCCTGCGCAAGAAACTGACCGCCGAAGGCAAGCAACTGGACTACCGCATGTGGCTGTTCCCGTGGCTGACCTGGGCGGTGATCCTGTTCATTTCCATGGTGCTGGTGGTGATGTTGTTCCGTCCCGACCATCAGCTGGAAGTGGTCGCCACTGCCGTGTTGAGTGTGCTGGTGGTCTGTTCCGGCCTGCTGGTAAGCCGCCGGCACGCCAAGGCCAAGGCACGCGTGATCGCCCAGGGCGGCATACCGGTATCCACCGATCGCTGA
- a CDS encoding DUF1254 domain-containing protein — MNPQPSVHMKWVAILAVAASLITGCEKKDDPVSQAEKKDVAQGVAAPDIAQTRAIAEEAFIYGLPLVMNYAVMYEFAVDTSNPQYKAPFNQIRNEARVFTYEDTAIVTPNSDTPYSILWMDLRAEPMVLSVPAVDKKRYYSVMLTDANTYNFGYIGSRATGSGPGDYLVVGPDWNGQTPPGIKKVFASTTPFAVAAYRTQLFNPADMPKVVKVQAGYKAQPLSAFLKQPAPPAAPKVDFLPATTAGIKDNFYQYLDAALQFVPPAPEEKDLRARLASIGIGPGKTFEYKDLSAEHKAAILLGMKAGDEKVDDFLSNGMKNLNGWKVGSFFGDRDFFKGNWLMRASAAKGGIYGNDAVEATYPMTRTDASGEPLDGSKHNYTLTFPAGQLPPVNAFWSVTMYDGKSQLLIKNPINRYLINSPMLRGMQKNKDGSLTLYIQKDSPGRKKEANWLPAPNGPIYLVMRLYWPKGTPPSILPAGEGTWQPPGVLAAK; from the coding sequence ATGAACCCCCAACCTTCAGTGCACATGAAATGGGTCGCCATCCTTGCAGTTGCGGCCAGCCTGATTACCGGCTGCGAAAAGAAAGACGACCCGGTTTCCCAGGCCGAAAAGAAAGACGTTGCCCAAGGCGTCGCCGCGCCAGACATCGCCCAAACCAGGGCCATCGCCGAGGAAGCGTTCATCTATGGGCTGCCGCTGGTCATGAACTACGCGGTGATGTATGAATTCGCCGTGGATACGAGCAACCCGCAATACAAGGCACCGTTCAACCAGATCAGAAATGAAGCCCGCGTCTTTACCTACGAAGACACGGCCATCGTCACGCCCAACAGCGACACGCCCTACTCGATCCTGTGGATGGATTTACGCGCCGAGCCCATGGTGCTGTCGGTGCCCGCGGTGGATAAAAAGCGCTACTACTCGGTGATGCTCACCGACGCCAATACCTACAACTTCGGCTATATCGGCAGCCGTGCAACGGGAAGCGGACCGGGCGACTACCTCGTCGTAGGTCCCGACTGGAATGGCCAGACGCCCCCGGGTATCAAGAAGGTCTTTGCCTCGACAACCCCCTTCGCGGTCGCCGCCTATCGGACTCAACTCTTCAACCCCGCCGACATGCCAAAGGTGGTGAAGGTGCAGGCCGGATACAAAGCCCAACCACTGTCGGCCTTCCTCAAGCAACCGGCACCGCCGGCCGCACCGAAGGTCGACTTCCTCCCCGCCACCACGGCCGGGATCAAGGATAACTTCTATCAATACCTGGACGCCGCACTCCAATTCGTCCCACCGGCGCCAGAAGAAAAGGATCTGCGGGCCAGGCTGGCCAGCATCGGCATCGGGCCTGGCAAGACCTTTGAGTACAAGGACCTCTCGGCAGAACACAAGGCTGCCATCCTGCTGGGCATGAAGGCCGGTGACGAGAAGGTGGACGATTTCCTGAGCAACGGCATGAAGAATCTCAATGGCTGGAAGGTCGGTTCGTTCTTCGGCGACCGTGATTTCTTCAAGGGCAATTGGCTGATGCGTGCCAGTGCAGCCAAGGGCGGTATCTACGGCAACGATGCCGTGGAAGCCACTTACCCGATGACCCGTACCGATGCGTCCGGCGAACCGCTCGATGGCAGCAAACACAACTACACCCTCACGTTCCCCGCCGGACAGTTGCCACCGGTCAATGCCTTCTGGTCGGTGACCATGTATGACGGCAAGAGCCAGCTCCTGATCAAGAACCCCATCAATCGCTACCTCATCAACTCGCCGATGCTGCGCGGCATGCAGAAGAACAAGGATGGATCGCTGACCCTGTATATCCAGAAGGACTCGCCCGGCAGGAAGAAGGAAGCCAACTGGCTGCCCGCACCCAACGGCCCTATCTACCTTGTGATGCGCCTGTATTGGCCCAAGGGCACACCGCCGTCGATTCTGCCGGCCGGCGAAGGGACTTGGCAGCCTCCGGGGGTTTTGGCGGCCAAGTAG
- a CDS encoding aspartate aminotransferase family protein, with amino-acid sequence MSKQELSLAEKDKQHQLHPYTDARVHEEVGPLIIERGEGIHVYDDQGKQYIEAMSGLWSAALGFSNERLIKAAENQLRQLPFYHLFSHKSHAPSIELADKLIAMAPVPMSKVFFTNSGSEANDTVVKLIWYRNNAIGKPAKKKFISRVNGYHGITIVSASLTGIPANQRGFDVPLAGFHHVGSPHHYRNALPGESEEQFADRLAAELESLILREGAETVAAFYAEPLMGAGGVIVPPRTYWDKIQAVCRKHDVLIVADEVICGFGRTGNMFGCQTFGIRPDVMVLSKQLSSSYQPISAILINDELYQGIADQSHSLGTLGHGFTGSGHPVAAAVALENLKIIEEDNLVRHAAAMGEILQAGLREFAGHPLVGEVRGVGLIAAVELVADRQAKAPFEVVGKLGRYLAGRAQAHGMITRNMGDAIAFCPPLISTEADIRAILEVFGRALEDTQQWVDANR; translated from the coding sequence ATGAGCAAGCAAGAGCTGTCGCTGGCCGAGAAAGACAAACAACACCAACTGCACCCCTACACCGATGCCCGCGTGCATGAAGAAGTCGGCCCGCTGATCATCGAGCGCGGTGAAGGCATTCACGTCTACGACGACCAGGGCAAGCAGTACATCGAAGCCATGTCGGGCCTGTGGAGCGCCGCCCTGGGTTTCAGTAACGAGCGCCTGATCAAGGCTGCCGAAAACCAGCTGCGCCAGCTGCCCTTCTATCACCTGTTCAGCCACAAGTCCCATGCCCCGAGCATCGAGCTGGCGGACAAGCTGATCGCCATGGCCCCGGTGCCCATGAGCAAGGTGTTCTTCACCAACTCCGGCTCCGAAGCCAACGACACCGTGGTCAAGCTGATCTGGTACCGCAACAACGCCATCGGCAAGCCGGCCAAGAAGAAGTTCATCAGCCGCGTCAACGGCTACCACGGCATCACCATCGTCAGCGCCAGCCTGACCGGCATCCCGGCCAACCAGCGCGGTTTCGACGTGCCGCTGGCAGGCTTCCACCATGTCGGTAGCCCGCATCACTACCGCAACGCCCTGCCCGGCGAGAGCGAAGAACAGTTTGCCGACCGCCTGGCAGCCGAGCTGGAAAGCCTGATCCTGCGTGAAGGCGCCGAAACCGTCGCGGCTTTCTATGCCGAACCGCTGATGGGCGCCGGTGGCGTGATCGTGCCGCCGCGCACCTACTGGGACAAGATCCAGGCCGTATGCCGCAAGCATGATGTGCTGATCGTGGCCGACGAAGTGATCTGCGGCTTTGGCCGTACCGGCAATATGTTCGGTTGCCAGACCTTCGGCATCCGCCCGGACGTGATGGTCCTGTCCAAGCAGCTGTCGTCGTCCTACCAGCCGATCTCGGCGATTCTGATCAACGATGAGCTGTACCAGGGCATCGCCGACCAGAGCCACAGCCTGGGCACCCTGGGCCACGGCTTCACCGGCAGCGGCCACCCGGTTGCCGCCGCCGTGGCGCTGGAAAACCTCAAGATCATCGAGGAAGACAACCTGGTCCGGCATGCGGCCGCCATGGGTGAAATCCTGCAGGCCGGCCTGCGCGAATTCGCCGGCCACCCGCTGGTGGGTGAAGTGCGCGGTGTGGGCCTGATCGCGGCTGTCGAGCTGGTTGCCGACCGCCAGGCCAAGGCCCCGTTCGAGGTGGTGGGCAAGCTCGGCCGCTACCTGGCCGGCCGCGCCCAGGCGCATGGCATGATCACCCGCAACATGGGTGACGCGATTGCCTTCTGCCCGCCACTGATCTCCACCGAGGCGGACATCCGGGCGATTCTGGAGGTGTTTGGTCGGGCCCTGGAAGATACCCAGCAGTGGGTTGACGCCAACCGCTGA
- a CDS encoding cytosine permease has product MSEPLSTLNGTTASAADDSAIEADKSALPLLRHERTWGSWKLGISLATAAAATWCYLIGGYVGAYLPFTQGAIALSAGCMIGMLLVALAVVPVCMRFGVDSIASAKPQFGNRGWVLVSAMQFISIIGWNSLLLIFFAKSTTQLLLALGWIEDGNSALLVPLTILLACSLVFCFLLKGSRGVDRVAKILVVHVLVGFWVLYIIVSQRWDELSTAVPAAAATDKLWNYTTGVEIGIASLLSWWPYIGAMVRMAPKGRTAALPIMLGMSAPVPALSLIGIAGVLVLQVSDPAEWLRTIGGPAYGIIALLFVAAANLGTAVAGVYASAIGLRHFKALETLSWPALLLITILPVAAVGLFIPELFFAHFGTFLAFIGVGFAPLCGIQIADYYLMRQRRVGVRALFDNGPDSPYRFWGGYNPAALLAMVAGCATYVSLLDPLTYESHGPYAFTTASLPSVLVAALVYCIVTRLWVQPAGKGGYR; this is encoded by the coding sequence ATGAGCGAGCCTCTCTCCACCTTGAACGGCACTACCGCAAGCGCCGCCGACGACAGCGCCATCGAAGCCGACAAAAGCGCCCTGCCCCTGCTGCGCCACGAGCGTACCTGGGGCAGCTGGAAACTCGGCATCTCCCTGGCTACCGCGGCGGCCGCGACCTGGTGCTACCTGATCGGCGGCTACGTCGGTGCCTACCTGCCCTTCACTCAGGGCGCCATCGCCCTGAGCGCCGGTTGCATGATCGGCATGCTGCTGGTGGCCCTGGCCGTGGTGCCGGTGTGCATGCGCTTCGGCGTCGACTCCATCGCTTCGGCCAAGCCACAGTTCGGCAACCGTGGCTGGGTACTGGTCAGCGCCATGCAGTTCATCTCGATCATCGGCTGGAACTCCCTGCTGTTGATCTTCTTCGCCAAGTCGACCACGCAACTGCTCCTGGCGCTGGGCTGGATCGAGGACGGGAACAGCGCCCTGCTCGTGCCGTTGACCATCCTGTTGGCCTGCTCGCTGGTGTTCTGCTTCCTCTTGAAGGGCTCACGCGGCGTCGATCGAGTTGCCAAGATCCTCGTCGTGCATGTGCTGGTCGGCTTCTGGGTGCTCTACATCATCGTCAGCCAGCGCTGGGACGAACTCTCCACCGCCGTGCCGGCGGCCGCCGCAACGGACAAGCTGTGGAACTACACCACAGGCGTGGAAATCGGCATCGCCTCGCTGCTGTCCTGGTGGCCCTACATCGGCGCCATGGTGCGCATGGCGCCCAAGGGCCGCACCGCTGCCCTGCCGATCATGCTGGGCATGTCCGCCCCGGTGCCGGCACTGAGCCTGATCGGCATCGCCGGGGTGCTGGTGTTGCAGGTCTCCGACCCTGCGGAGTGGCTGCGGACAATCGGTGGGCCTGCCTACGGCATCATCGCCCTGCTGTTCGTGGCGGCCGCCAACCTGGGGACCGCCGTGGCCGGGGTCTACGCGTCGGCCATCGGCCTGCGGCACTTCAAGGCACTGGAAACCTTGTCCTGGCCGGCACTGTTGTTAATCACCATCCTGCCGGTGGCCGCCGTCGGCCTGTTCATCCCCGAACTGTTCTTCGCCCACTTCGGCACCTTCCTGGCCTTCATCGGCGTGGGCTTTGCGCCCCTGTGCGGCATCCAGATCGCCGACTACTACCTCATGCGCCAACGTCGCGTCGGCGTGCGCGCACTGTTCGACAACGGCCCGGACAGCCCCTACCGCTTCTGGGGCGGCTACAACCCGGCGGCACTGCTGGCGATGGTCGCCGGCTGCGCCACCTACGTCAGCCTGCTCGATCCACTGACCTATGAAAGCCATGGCCCCTATGCCTTCACCACGGCGTCCCTGCCCTCGGTATTGGTTGCCGCACTGGTGTACTGCATCGTCACGCGGCTATGGGTACAACCCGCGGGCAAGGGCGGTTATCGCTAG
- a CDS encoding helix-turn-helix domain-containing protein, producing the protein MLRKTPQHPNALSPQAWAAFMPTPAQLSSEDSGWASITARRHQHPPSGYIQPPPLAAHFIVIHLDTPGDLGVKLNGQWLRGHSQPGQISIMSANQENAWEWTSAIDSLHVCLDPQVLKRTARDIDMAGFELMDGIGLENKAIYNIGLGLLDELRGEKLGSRAYVQALTQTFCLELLRSHCNLHPDEPDERLALSPHKLKAALDFIENHLAQNISVQDIAAAARTSHFHFAHTFRQAMGVSPYHYLLQRRIERAKVLLRETDAPISEVALATGFSSQSHFTACFHRTSQETPKRFRERNDG; encoded by the coding sequence ATGCTCCGCAAAACGCCCCAGCACCCCAACGCCCTTTCCCCCCAAGCCTGGGCTGCCTTCATGCCCACCCCCGCGCAACTCTCCAGCGAAGACAGCGGCTGGGCATCGATCACCGCACGCCGTCACCAACACCCGCCCAGCGGCTACATCCAGCCACCGCCACTTGCCGCGCACTTTATCGTGATCCACCTCGACACCCCTGGCGATCTGGGCGTAAAGCTCAACGGCCAATGGCTGCGCGGGCACAGCCAGCCGGGGCAGATTTCCATCATGTCGGCCAACCAGGAGAACGCCTGGGAATGGACATCAGCCATCGATTCACTGCATGTCTGCCTCGATCCGCAGGTCCTGAAGCGGACAGCCCGCGATATCGACATGGCGGGTTTTGAATTGATGGATGGGATAGGCCTGGAGAACAAGGCGATCTACAACATCGGCCTGGGTCTGCTCGACGAATTGCGCGGGGAGAAGTTGGGTTCGCGGGCGTATGTTCAGGCACTGACCCAGACCTTCTGCCTGGAACTGCTGCGCAGCCATTGCAACCTTCATCCCGACGAGCCGGATGAGCGTCTGGCGCTGTCACCGCACAAGCTCAAAGCCGCACTGGACTTCATTGAAAACCATCTGGCGCAGAATATTTCGGTGCAAGACATTGCGGCGGCGGCCAGGACCAGTCATTTCCATTTCGCCCATACCTTCCGCCAGGCCATGGGCGTTTCGCCGTACCACTATCTGCTGCAACGACGTATCGAGCGGGCCAAGGTTCTGCTGCGCGAAACAGATGCGCCGATCAGTGAAGTGGCGCTGGCGACCGGCTTTTCCAGCCAGAGCCACTTCACTGCCTGTTTCCACAGGACGAGTCAGGAAACCCCCAAACGCTTTCGTGAGCGCAACGACGGCTAG
- a CDS encoding type II toxin-antitoxin system RelE/ParE family toxin encodes MRVEWLRGALKDLEEEAAYIALENPEAANRFSEAVFASVDKLALFPAMGREGRISGTREWAIADWPYLIPYRVRNNRLQILSVFHTRRSPPSSW; translated from the coding sequence ATGAGGGTTGAGTGGCTCAGAGGGGCGTTAAAGGATCTTGAAGAGGAGGCTGCGTACATCGCGTTAGAAAACCCTGAAGCCGCCAACCGATTTTCTGAGGCTGTCTTTGCAAGCGTTGACAAGCTGGCCCTGTTTCCCGCCATGGGCCGCGAAGGCCGGATATCAGGTACGCGGGAATGGGCCATTGCGGACTGGCCGTATCTGATCCCCTACCGCGTTCGTAATAACCGCTTGCAGATTTTGTCGGTTTTTCATACTCGGCGTTCGCCCCCTTCTAGTTGGTAG
- a CDS encoding J domain-containing protein — MATSELDFPTHYNTLKVAKNAPPEIIKAAYKTLTQKHHPDKNPGDKNAARNMQLINEAYEVLSDPVRRAQHDAWIEAEQERRMRAHFAKLHAQQAHAQPEPSQDPQPPSRPPRPKKLLSRLQKALFLLVGVAYGLRAIGVFDVNQSPPTQQPIPPAPSTTASPPSLATSTRPPAATPGIQNVKPRLCVPMPANPQGTPWPTAAGYVKGERILAANGLSMLTIDNIKSSTSIYVKLKQLGSGITVRHVYVPAGRTFTLYKLEPGHYRVTYKDVRGGCNFKTEVFKLVEDRSYSEPAYSNLAIRILDEPDEKRRNDGVIEGEF; from the coding sequence ATGGCTACCAGTGAATTGGACTTTCCTACCCACTACAACACGCTTAAGGTCGCGAAAAATGCGCCGCCAGAGATCATAAAAGCCGCCTATAAAACGCTGACACAGAAACACCATCCCGACAAAAACCCGGGAGACAAGAACGCTGCGCGAAACATGCAGCTGATCAACGAAGCGTATGAAGTGCTGTCTGACCCCGTGCGAAGGGCGCAGCACGACGCCTGGATTGAGGCAGAGCAAGAAAGACGTATGCGCGCACACTTCGCAAAATTGCACGCTCAGCAGGCGCATGCGCAACCGGAGCCTTCTCAGGATCCCCAGCCGCCATCCCGCCCACCACGGCCAAAGAAACTCCTGTCCAGGCTTCAGAAAGCGCTCTTTTTGCTGGTAGGCGTGGCGTATGGTCTGCGTGCAATCGGCGTTTTCGATGTAAACCAGAGCCCGCCGACTCAGCAGCCAATTCCACCTGCACCGTCCACCACTGCTTCCCCACCGTCACTTGCCACTTCAACCCGGCCACCTGCGGCAACCCCAGGCATTCAAAACGTCAAGCCTCGATTGTGCGTACCCATGCCTGCGAACCCGCAAGGCACACCGTGGCCAACCGCAGCTGGCTACGTCAAGGGTGAACGGATACTGGCGGCAAATGGCCTGTCAATGCTCACAATCGACAACATAAAAAGTTCGACCTCTATTTATGTGAAACTCAAGCAGCTTGGAAGCGGCATAACTGTTCGCCATGTTTATGTACCTGCAGGCCGAACATTTACCCTGTATAAACTCGAGCCCGGTCATTATAGGGTTACGTACAAGGATGTCAGGGGGGGGTGTAATTTCAAGACCGAAGTGTTCAAGCTTGTAGAAGACAGGAGTTATAGCGAGCCTGCCTACAGTAATCTTGCGATCAGAATTCTCGATGAGCCTGATGAAAAGAGGCGGAATGATGGCGTCATCGAAGGTGAGTTCTGA
- a CDS encoding aldehyde dehydrogenase: protein MNALEQFARLSGRHWINGELQVGMNPASYDVVDPATEQRIGQIGDATREEVNRAVAIANQAQQRWNRSNALHRAEAMHEVAAEIRQLRPLYAEMLTREIGKTYKESFDEVSWSATAVDYYAELGRHEIGRVAGPVVDGQFNFSLKEPLGVVVLILPFNYPLCLLCWQAAAALVAGNAVIIKPSELTSLTTLQFVQAFAELGQGLVQVLTGGADVGQQLVRHADTHMVAFTGGIETGRSIARECAGQYKRTLIETSGNDPFIVMPSAPIDIAARGAAFGAYLNCGQVCASSERFYVHEAVYDAFVERLVHHARLIRVGNGLDKVDMGPLASQAQRERYERILHRAIEQGARVGAGGGRPRGLDKGWFAEATVLTDIAASMDIMHDESFGPVAPICKVASLDEALRLSNDSRYGLGSTIYTTNLEESMRASHELEAGMVWVNAPLLDNDAGPFGGRKQSGMGRQLGAEGLDNFRHSKFVMMDPAASAQDFWWFPFRDEDAFPGQR from the coding sequence ATGAATGCTCTTGAACAGTTTGCCCGCCTCAGCGGTCGTCATTGGATAAACGGTGAATTGCAGGTCGGCATGAACCCCGCGAGTTACGACGTGGTCGACCCGGCCACCGAGCAGCGCATCGGCCAGATCGGCGATGCTACCCGCGAAGAAGTGAACCGCGCAGTCGCCATTGCCAACCAGGCGCAGCAGCGCTGGAACCGCAGCAATGCCTTGCACCGTGCCGAAGCCATGCACGAAGTGGCCGCCGAAATCCGCCAGCTGCGCCCGCTCTACGCCGAGATGCTCACCCGGGAAATCGGCAAGACCTACAAGGAGTCCTTCGACGAAGTCTCCTGGTCGGCCACCGCCGTGGATTACTACGCGGAACTGGGTCGGCATGAGATCGGCCGGGTCGCAGGCCCCGTGGTGGACGGGCAATTCAACTTCTCGCTAAAGGAACCGCTGGGCGTTGTGGTGCTGATTCTGCCCTTCAACTACCCGCTGTGCCTGCTCTGCTGGCAGGCCGCCGCCGCGCTGGTGGCCGGCAACGCGGTGATCATCAAGCCCTCCGAGCTGACCTCGCTGACCACCTTGCAGTTCGTCCAGGCCTTCGCCGAATTGGGCCAGGGCCTGGTCCAGGTACTGACCGGGGGCGCCGACGTCGGCCAGCAACTGGTGCGGCATGCCGATACGCACATGGTCGCGTTCACTGGCGGGATCGAGACCGGCCGCAGCATCGCCCGGGAATGCGCGGGGCAGTACAAGCGCACCCTGATCGAAACCTCGGGCAACGACCCCTTCATCGTCATGCCCTCGGCACCAATTGATATCGCTGCGCGCGGTGCGGCCTTCGGCGCCTACCTCAACTGTGGCCAGGTGTGCGCCTCCTCCGAACGCTTCTATGTGCACGAGGCGGTCTACGATGCGTTCGTCGAGCGCCTGGTCCATCATGCCCGGCTGATCCGCGTGGGCAATGGCCTGGACAAGGTCGACATGGGGCCGCTGGCATCCCAGGCCCAGCGCGAACGCTATGAGCGGATTCTGCACCGGGCCATCGAACAAGGCGCCCGCGTCGGTGCCGGCGGTGGCCGCCCGCGCGGGCTGGACAAAGGCTGGTTTGCCGAAGCCACGGTGTTGACCGACATCGCCGCGAGCATGGACATCATGCACGACGAAAGCTTCGGGCCAGTGGCGCCGATCTGCAAGGTGGCCAGCCTCGACGAAGCCCTGAGGCTCTCCAATGATTCGCGCTATGGCCTGGGCTCGACGATCTACACCACCAACCTGGAAGAAAGCATGCGCGCCAGCCACGAACTGGAAGCCGGCATGGTCTGGGTGAACGCCCCTCTGCTGGATAACGATGCGGGGCCGTTCGGCGGGCGCAAGCAATCGGGCATGGGCCGGCAACTGGGGGCCGAGGGGCTGGATAACTTCCGCCACAGCAAGTTCGTGATGATGGACCCGGCCGCCTCCGCCCAGGACTTCTGGTGGTTCCCATTCCGTGATGAAGATGCGTTCCCCGGGCAGCGCTGA
- a CDS encoding CopG family ribbon-helix-helix protein — MSMMSLRVPDDLAETLACLAKATGRTKSYLAVDALREYVEREAWQIAKIQKAVEEADAGDFASDEEVAALRAKKWSAHEG, encoded by the coding sequence ATGTCGATGATGTCACTGCGCGTGCCAGATGATCTGGCGGAAACGCTTGCCTGCCTCGCAAAAGCCACCGGCCGCACCAAATCGTACCTCGCTGTAGACGCCCTGCGCGAATACGTGGAACGTGAAGCCTGGCAGATTGCGAAAATTCAGAAAGCTGTAGAGGAAGCTGACGCCGGCGATTTCGCCAGCGACGAAGAAGTCGCCGCGCTTAGAGCGAAAAAGTGGAGCGCGCATGAGGGTTGA